Proteins encoded by one window of Pseudochaenichthys georgianus chromosome 9, fPseGeo1.2, whole genome shotgun sequence:
- the LOC139434402 gene encoding uncharacterized protein, whose amino-acid sequence MKSSLQVTTSDFYIKNISHFLKYMADTPCKGSRLSQTDMILIKREVVAILKSLKRKVLIHQMQVKRDKMEGLPSHNDLMTCLTSTTTRIPQLLDVMASNPTTATRTLLYGYMTLHWSCIYGHRPGVYSNMTNAKVRKADTTGTAFGYLVHVSNHKTANSFGEAQLYLTAEEFGWMKRWLEIKGTLTCTQSRYFLYTEGKNPFRKLAYSLRMAWADVGLHGPINFTDLRTVHADNAKRFQDKDNRQRVSDFMCHNTATADTFYANNPSLKEAADIRLLFTESLQAAAAASTAAAAGNEDTFAGIDIDSDSSGEEHSPAPYQDSLPRHVPKRDQSLAEHSPSDMGEERVPYSAPTSPTVASDQLVNMQCVVVISPLVNTLYPV is encoded by the exons atgaagtcaagccttcaggtcacgacctccgacttctacatcaagaatatatcacactttctcaagtacatggccgacacaccgtgcaaggggagcaggctcagccaaaccgacatgattttaatcaaacgggaagtagttgccatcctgaagtccctgaagagaaaagtacttatccaccagatgcaagtgaagcgtgacaagatggaaggtctgccgagccacaacgacctaatgacatgcttgacttcgaccaccactcgcatccctcagctcctggatgtgatggccagcaatccgactaccgcaaCCCGTACCctgctctatgggtatatgactcttcattggagctgcatttacggccaccgtccgggggtctactccaacatgaccaacgccaaggtccgaaaggcggatacaactggcactgccttcggctacctggttcat gtaagcaaccacaagacggccaactCGTTCGGGGaagcgcagctgtacctcaccgcagaagaatttggatggatgaagaggtggctggaaattaagggtacgctgacctgcacccagagccgttactttctatacacagaggggaagaacccgttcaggaagcttgcctactccctgaggaTGGCATGGGCTGATGTAGGGCTCCAcggtcccattaacttcaccgacctccgcacagtccacgccgataatgcgaagagaTTTCAAGACAAAGacaaccgccaaagagtgagtgatttcatgtgtcacaacactgcaactgcggacacattttacgcgaataatccttctttgaaggaggctgcggacattcggttgctcttcacagagtcactgcaagcagcggcggcggcatcgacagcagcagcagcgggaaatgaagacacttttgcgggtattgacatcgacagtgacagctctggagaggagcacagcccggctccctaccaagactccctaccaagacatgtcccgaagagggaccagtcactggccgaacacagcccctcagacatgggtgaagagagggtgccatactctgccccaacttcacccactgttgccagtgatcaacttgtaaatatgcagtgtgttgttgtaatcagtccccttgtaaatacgttatatcctgtgtga